The following are from one region of the Sandaracinus amylolyticus genome:
- a CDS encoding DUF1592 domain-containing protein — translation MRRLPAAVVALALVGCEGVVLDDPASPGRATTASYEPGPAVLPRLTTRQYHRSVEDLLGGPVPESAVEADTTPFLFASIGAGSTTLSARGAQQLEEAAHVAADAVFADEARRVALVGCTPASADDPCARAFVARFLRRAFRRPIEHDELERWTTLARAETDPWRGLASLVAGVLQSPSFVYRVELGEPDPTRPGWSRLHRHELASRLAFVLWGRIPDDALLDAAERGVLDTHEGLRHEARRLLDDERARETVRAFFREYLGLSALDALDRDPTLFPSFTPALGRSMRGEIERLVEHVVFEQDGDFRAIFDSPVTFVDAPLAALYELPITLEDADEEGFVRVTLPAEGVRAGLLTTAGFLAAQAHPNLTSPTRRGKFVRERLLCQLVADPPQDVELDLGEAEDDDGRPRTLRERLAVHRENPACATCHAQIDPIGLGMEDFDAIGAHRTLEAGRAIDARGDLDALAFEGARELGELMRHDGRVPACVTRQLFRHAIGRLEEERERRAIEELTERFAESGFRFRELLFALVTSEAFRTVRTTEEEAR, via the coding sequence GTGCGTCGCCTTCCAGCTGCCGTCGTCGCGCTCGCGCTCGTGGGATGCGAAGGAGTCGTGCTCGACGACCCGGCGTCGCCGGGCCGCGCGACCACCGCGAGCTACGAGCCCGGCCCCGCCGTGCTCCCACGGCTCACCACGCGCCAGTACCACCGCTCGGTCGAGGATCTGCTCGGCGGCCCCGTGCCCGAGAGCGCGGTCGAGGCCGACACCACGCCGTTCCTGTTCGCGTCGATCGGCGCCGGGAGCACCACGCTCTCGGCCCGCGGCGCGCAGCAGCTCGAAGAAGCCGCCCACGTCGCGGCCGACGCGGTCTTCGCGGACGAGGCGCGCCGCGTCGCGCTCGTCGGGTGCACCCCCGCGAGCGCCGACGATCCCTGCGCGCGCGCGTTCGTGGCGCGCTTCCTCCGCCGCGCGTTCCGGCGCCCGATCGAGCACGACGAGCTCGAGCGCTGGACCACGCTCGCGCGCGCCGAGACCGATCCCTGGCGCGGCCTCGCGAGCCTGGTCGCGGGGGTGCTCCAGTCGCCCTCGTTCGTCTATCGCGTCGAGCTCGGCGAGCCCGATCCCACGCGCCCGGGATGGAGCCGGCTGCACCGCCACGAGCTCGCGAGCCGACTCGCGTTCGTGCTCTGGGGTCGCATCCCCGACGACGCGCTGCTCGATGCCGCCGAGCGCGGCGTGCTCGACACCCACGAGGGCCTCCGCCACGAGGCGCGCCGGCTCCTCGACGACGAGCGCGCGCGCGAGACGGTGCGCGCGTTCTTCCGCGAGTACCTCGGCCTCTCCGCGCTCGACGCGCTCGATCGCGATCCCACGCTCTTCCCTTCGTTCACGCCCGCGCTCGGACGCTCGATGCGCGGCGAGATCGAGCGCCTCGTCGAGCACGTCGTGTTCGAGCAGGACGGCGACTTCCGCGCGATCTTCGACTCGCCGGTGACCTTCGTCGACGCGCCGCTCGCCGCGCTCTACGAGCTGCCGATCACGCTCGAGGACGCCGACGAAGAAGGCTTCGTGCGCGTCACGCTGCCCGCCGAGGGCGTGCGCGCCGGCCTGCTCACCACCGCGGGCTTCCTCGCGGCGCAGGCGCACCCGAACCTCACGTCGCCCACGCGGCGCGGCAAGTTCGTGCGCGAGCGACTGCTCTGTCAGCTCGTCGCGGATCCCCCGCAGGACGTCGAGCTCGATCTCGGCGAGGCCGAGGACGACGACGGCCGTCCGCGCACGCTGCGCGAGCGCCTCGCGGTGCACCGCGAGAACCCGGCGTGCGCGACCTGTCACGCGCAGATCGATCCGATCGGCCTCGGCATGGAGGACTTCGACGCGATCGGCGCGCACCGCACGCTCGAAGCGGGGCGCGCGATCGATGCCCGCGGGGATCTCGACGCCCTCGCGTTCGAAGGCGCGCGCGAGCTCGGCGAGCTGATGCGCCACGACGGCCGCGTGCCCGCGTGCGTGACCCGCCAGCTCTTCCGCCACGCGATCGGTCGGCTCGAGGAGGAGCGCGAGCGGCGCGCGATCGAGGAGCTCACCGAGCGCTTCGCCGAGAGCGGCTTCCGGTTCCGCGAGCTGCTCTTCGCGCTGGTCACGAGCGAGGCGTTCCGCACGGTGCGCACCACCGAGGAGGAGGCACGATGA
- a CDS encoding efflux RND transporter permease subunit, giving the protein MWIVRLALRRPHTFAVLALLIVVAGVETIRRTPTDIFPSVDLPVVSVVWVYSGLPVPEMQQQITRSAEYAIAGNVADIRTIESQTLDGASVIKIYFHEGTDVAAATAQVTAIMQTIVRLMPPGTQPPIIVRYDASSVPVLQLGFSSDTLSEAEIFDFVNRTARQQLGSIRGSRYPVPAGGAPRQVVVDLDPDALRARGISPGDVTQAVGLQNLTLPTGTAKMGELELRVSLNSSATSIEALNDVPIARRDGRTIFVRDVAFVHDGYATQTNVARREGSRAIVLSVLKNGDASTTDIVAQVRDMIPRLQAVAPEGLEIDVVSDQSGFVTEAVHGLVVEGAIAASLTALLILVFLGSWRSTIIIATSIPLSVLVAALAMRAMGHTINVMTLGGLALAIGILVDDATVEIENVHRHRAMGKTLTRAILDGAQEIATPAFVASLSIAIVFVSLVFLEGPPRFLFLPLGLAVGLSVMASYFLSRTVVPTMMRAMLRDEAPHGHGTSPLARINGVVERAFERMRTRYGRTLAALLARPALTIGGFVIVVAGAIALVPHLGRDFFPTVDQGRIRLHVRAPAGTRIEETERIFASVESIVREVVPAHDRERILDVIGLPAPYTMAITDTTSTSTSEGEILIDLAHDRARSTDDYRRAIREEVHRRMPDVTVYFEAADIMTQILSFGIPAPIDVQVASLNRDQALAAARAIRAELSEVPGLVDVRLQQVIDAPRLHLEVDRARAMEVGLTQRDVASSVLLAVGTSGVTNPNYWTDPRTGNAYPVVVRIPERLTSSADDLSTLGLATEAGPQLVGDLAELSRRTAPVVASQVDVQPTFNVRASLQDADLASVTERIDTILARHRADLPPSVTIALRGQPASMESAFHGLGLGLLCAALIVYALMVVNFGSWVDPAIVLVAVLGSGVGIVASLWVTQTTLNVPSMMGAITSIGIATSNATLLVTFANESRAHAASSIDAALEAGRTRLRPIVMTALAMFLGMLPMSLGLGEGSEMNATLARAALGGLAGSTLTTLLIVPVVYSVVRRRAPVHEHDPDLDGPLPALRTES; this is encoded by the coding sequence ATGTGGATCGTTCGACTCGCCCTCCGCCGGCCACACACCTTCGCGGTGCTGGCGCTCCTGATCGTCGTCGCCGGCGTCGAGACGATCCGGCGTACGCCGACCGACATCTTCCCGAGCGTCGATCTGCCGGTCGTGAGCGTCGTGTGGGTCTACTCCGGCCTGCCGGTGCCCGAGATGCAGCAGCAGATCACGCGCTCCGCGGAGTACGCGATCGCCGGCAACGTCGCGGACATCCGCACCATCGAGAGCCAGACGCTCGACGGCGCGTCGGTCATCAAGATCTACTTCCACGAGGGCACCGACGTCGCCGCGGCGACCGCGCAGGTCACCGCGATCATGCAGACGATCGTGCGGCTCATGCCACCCGGCACCCAGCCGCCGATCATCGTGCGCTACGACGCGTCGAGCGTGCCGGTGCTCCAGCTCGGCTTCTCGAGCGACACGCTCTCCGAGGCCGAGATCTTCGACTTCGTGAACCGCACCGCGCGCCAGCAGCTCGGATCGATCCGCGGCTCGCGTTATCCGGTGCCTGCGGGCGGCGCGCCGCGCCAGGTCGTGGTCGATCTCGATCCCGACGCCCTGCGCGCGCGGGGCATCTCGCCCGGCGACGTCACCCAAGCGGTCGGTCTGCAGAACCTCACGCTGCCCACCGGCACCGCGAAGATGGGCGAGCTCGAGCTGCGCGTGAGCCTCAACAGCAGCGCGACCTCGATCGAAGCGCTCAACGACGTGCCGATCGCGCGGCGCGACGGGCGCACCATCTTCGTGCGCGACGTCGCGTTCGTGCACGACGGCTACGCGACCCAGACCAACGTGGCGCGCCGCGAGGGCAGCCGCGCGATCGTGCTCTCGGTCCTGAAGAACGGCGACGCATCGACCACCGACATCGTCGCGCAGGTGCGCGACATGATCCCGCGGCTGCAGGCGGTCGCGCCCGAGGGGCTCGAGATCGACGTCGTCTCGGACCAGTCGGGCTTCGTCACCGAGGCGGTGCACGGGCTCGTGGTGGAGGGCGCGATCGCGGCGTCGCTCACCGCGCTGCTCATCCTCGTGTTCCTCGGGAGCTGGCGCAGCACGATCATCATCGCGACGTCGATCCCGCTCTCGGTGCTCGTCGCCGCGCTCGCGATGCGCGCGATGGGCCACACCATCAACGTGATGACGCTCGGCGGGCTCGCGCTCGCCATCGGCATCCTGGTCGACGACGCGACGGTCGAGATCGAGAACGTCCACCGCCACCGCGCGATGGGCAAGACGCTCACCCGCGCGATCCTCGACGGCGCGCAGGAGATCGCGACGCCCGCGTTCGTCGCGTCGCTCTCGATCGCGATCGTGTTCGTCTCGCTGGTGTTCCTCGAGGGACCGCCGCGCTTCTTGTTCCTCCCGCTCGGGCTCGCGGTCGGGCTCTCGGTGATGGCGTCGTACTTCCTCTCGCGCACCGTCGTGCCGACGATGATGCGCGCGATGCTGCGCGACGAGGCGCCGCACGGGCACGGCACCTCGCCGCTCGCGCGCATCAACGGCGTCGTGGAGCGCGCGTTCGAGCGCATGCGCACGCGCTACGGGCGCACGCTCGCGGCGCTGCTCGCGCGTCCGGCGCTCACGATCGGCGGGTTCGTGATCGTCGTCGCCGGCGCGATCGCGCTGGTGCCGCACCTCGGACGCGACTTCTTCCCCACCGTCGATCAGGGCCGCATCCGCCTCCACGTGCGCGCGCCCGCGGGCACGCGCATCGAGGAGACCGAGCGCATCTTCGCGTCGGTCGAGTCGATCGTGCGCGAGGTGGTCCCGGCCCACGATCGCGAGCGGATCCTCGACGTCATCGGGCTGCCCGCGCCCTACACGATGGCGATCACCGACACGACGAGCACCAGCACGTCGGAGGGCGAGATCCTGATCGACCTCGCGCACGACCGCGCGCGCAGCACCGACGACTACCGGCGCGCGATCCGCGAGGAGGTCCATCGGCGCATGCCCGACGTGACCGTCTACTTCGAGGCGGCCGACATCATGACGCAGATCCTGAGCTTCGGGATCCCGGCGCCGATCGACGTGCAGGTCGCGAGCCTCAACCGCGATCAGGCGCTCGCCGCGGCGCGCGCGATCCGCGCCGAGCTGAGCGAGGTGCCGGGGCTCGTCGACGTGCGGCTGCAGCAGGTGATCGACGCGCCGCGCCTGCACCTCGAGGTCGATCGTGCGCGCGCGATGGAGGTCGGGCTCACCCAGCGCGACGTCGCGTCGAGCGTGCTGCTCGCGGTGGGCACGAGCGGCGTGACGAACCCGAACTACTGGACCGATCCCCGCACCGGCAACGCGTACCCCGTGGTGGTGCGCATCCCCGAGCGGCTCACGTCGTCGGCCGACGATCTCTCGACGTTGGGCCTCGCGACCGAGGCGGGCCCGCAGCTGGTCGGCGATCTCGCCGAGCTCTCGCGACGCACCGCGCCGGTGGTCGCGAGCCAGGTCGACGTGCAGCCCACGTTCAACGTGCGCGCGAGCCTGCAGGACGCGGATCTCGCGAGCGTCACCGAGCGCATCGACACGATCCTCGCGCGTCACCGCGCCGACCTCCCGCCGAGCGTGACGATCGCGCTGCGCGGTCAGCCTGCGAGCATGGAGTCGGCGTTCCACGGGCTCGGCCTCGGACTGCTCTGCGCGGCGCTGATCGTCTACGCGCTCATGGTCGTGAACTTCGGCTCGTGGGTCGATCCCGCGATCGTGCTCGTCGCGGTGCTCGGCTCGGGCGTGGGCATCGTCGCGTCGCTCTGGGTCACGCAGACGACGCTCAACGTGCCGTCGATGATGGGCGCGATCACCAGCATCGGGATCGCGACCTCGAACGCGACGCTGCTCGTGACCTTCGCGAACGAGTCGCGCGCTCACGCCGCGAGCTCGATCGACGCCGCGCTCGAAGCAGGGCGCACGCGCCTGCGCCCGATCGTGATGACCGCGCTCGCGATGTTCCTCGGCATGCTCCCGATGTCGCTGGGGCTCGGCGAGGGCAGCGAGATGAACGCGACGCTCGCGCGCGCCGCGCTCGGCGGCCTCGCGGGCTCGACCCTCACCACCTTGCTGATCGTGCCGGTCGTCTACTCGGTCGTGCGACGCCGCGCGCCCGTGCACGAGCACGACCCCGATCTCGACGGACCCCTTCCCGCGCTGCGCACGGAGAGCTGA
- a CDS encoding efflux RND transporter periplasmic adaptor subunit, whose protein sequence is MDGELRTEAPTSPVGRVLGVLAAIAVIAGGGVLGWIPRAERAARLAAQEAERAAPPRVLIDAVQAAPPQLAITLPATSDPAETIAVIARADGFVRALHADLGDHVRAGQLLAELGAPERDEEIRAASARLGEAEQRLALTRASTERTTTLTTQGVVTGQESDDAQLSLSTASASLDSSRAELRRLQALRGYQRIVAPFDGIVTARAIDRGALAAANATVLFEIARPEVEVVVDVPQEHAPAVSIGLEAEILEGERVVATGRVARTASRLDPATRTMRIEIEVPTSPGLLAGMYLRARLSVPRVHEAALLPARALVTTNEGPSAWVVDAEDHAHLQRLQIARDRGRDLEIASGVRAGDRVVLSAPDGLVDGAIVTPVERGAPR, encoded by the coding sequence ATGGACGGAGAGCTGCGGACCGAGGCCCCGACGTCGCCGGTGGGGCGCGTGCTGGGCGTGCTGGCCGCGATCGCGGTGATCGCGGGCGGCGGCGTGCTCGGGTGGATCCCGCGCGCCGAGCGGGCGGCGCGCCTCGCGGCGCAGGAGGCGGAGCGCGCCGCGCCGCCGCGCGTGCTGATCGACGCGGTGCAGGCCGCGCCGCCCCAGCTCGCGATCACGCTGCCCGCGACGAGCGACCCCGCCGAGACGATCGCGGTGATCGCGCGCGCCGACGGATTCGTGCGCGCGCTGCACGCCGATCTCGGCGATCACGTGCGCGCGGGACAGCTGCTCGCGGAGCTCGGCGCGCCCGAGCGCGACGAGGAGATCCGCGCCGCGAGCGCGCGCCTCGGCGAGGCCGAGCAGCGCCTCGCGCTCACCCGCGCGTCGACCGAGCGCACCACGACGCTCACCACGCAGGGCGTGGTGACGGGACAGGAGAGCGACGACGCGCAGCTCTCGCTGAGCACCGCGAGCGCCTCGCTCGACTCCTCGCGCGCCGAGCTGCGGCGGCTCCAGGCGCTGCGCGGATACCAGCGCATCGTCGCGCCCTTCGACGGGATCGTGACCGCGCGTGCGATCGATCGCGGCGCGCTCGCCGCGGCGAACGCGACGGTGCTCTTCGAGATCGCGCGGCCCGAGGTCGAGGTGGTGGTCGACGTCCCGCAGGAGCACGCGCCCGCGGTGTCGATCGGGCTCGAGGCGGAGATCCTCGAGGGCGAGCGCGTGGTCGCGACGGGACGCGTCGCGCGCACCGCGTCGCGGCTCGATCCCGCGACCCGCACGATGCGCATCGAGATCGAGGTCCCGACCTCGCCGGGCCTGCTCGCGGGCATGTACCTCCGAGCGCGCCTCAGCGTGCCGCGGGTGCACGAGGCCGCGCTCCTGCCTGCGCGCGCGCTGGTGACGACCAACGAGGGCCCCTCGGCGTGGGTCGTCGACGCCGAGGATCACGCGCACCTGCAGCGCCTCCAGATCGCGCGGGATCGCGGGCGTGATCTCGAGATCGCGAGCGGGGTCCGCGCCGGCGATCGTGTCGTGCTCTCCGCGCCCGACGGGCTCGTCGACGGAGCGATCGTCACGCCGGTCGAGCGTGGAGCGCCGCGATGA
- a CDS encoding TolC family protein, whose amino-acid sequence MTRSMLVLATLLVASRASAQQPLSEFLDAASSYEPAVRAARHDEAAARSRIDEARAALLPSVSALLGYQRNEVEVRTQRTSPDGSVLTATILPYDQFDAAVQLDVPLVDVAAWSALDASESDADGAHESTRAAEDRARVAVIVAWHRVVGARAVVDASAERLRVAERAREDVGRRHDAGVAPALDVARADVEVGLAREAHTNATLEERIAAQALFAASGLEPDATRASLDVDLAAERPLDDYRAMLDEIPALRAAREATRTASRRRESAWQRMLPVLRAFARERYTNAAGFQPESLWSVGVVAQWTFDFARPAALSTAEHELAAAEARADAVRIAAETAVVEAWNRVEAGRARVEAAAIALEASGRAVHDARERYQVARATQLDLLIAERERFDATVAHALAVAQLAGARATLHALVGIDRP is encoded by the coding sequence ATGACGCGATCGATGCTCGTGCTCGCGACGCTGCTCGTCGCGTCGCGCGCCTCGGCGCAGCAGCCGCTCTCCGAGTTCCTCGACGCTGCGTCCTCGTACGAGCCCGCGGTGCGCGCGGCGCGCCACGACGAGGCCGCCGCGCGCAGCCGGATCGACGAGGCGCGTGCTGCGCTGCTTCCCTCGGTGAGCGCGCTGCTCGGCTACCAGCGCAACGAGGTCGAGGTCCGCACCCAGCGCACCAGCCCCGACGGCTCGGTGCTCACCGCGACGATCCTTCCTTACGATCAATTCGACGCCGCGGTGCAGCTCGACGTGCCGCTCGTCGACGTCGCCGCGTGGTCGGCGCTCGACGCGTCGGAGTCCGATGCCGACGGAGCGCACGAGTCGACGCGCGCCGCGGAGGATCGCGCGCGCGTCGCGGTGATCGTCGCGTGGCATCGCGTGGTCGGCGCACGTGCGGTGGTCGACGCGAGCGCGGAGCGCCTCCGGGTCGCCGAGCGCGCGAGAGAGGACGTGGGGCGCCGCCACGACGCGGGGGTCGCGCCCGCGCTCGACGTCGCGCGCGCCGACGTCGAGGTCGGGCTCGCGCGCGAGGCGCACACCAACGCGACGCTCGAGGAGCGCATCGCGGCACAGGCGCTCTTCGCGGCGAGCGGCCTCGAGCCCGACGCGACGCGCGCGAGCCTCGACGTCGATCTCGCCGCCGAGCGCCCGCTCGACGACTACCGCGCGATGCTCGACGAGATCCCCGCGCTGCGCGCCGCGCGCGAGGCCACGCGCACTGCGTCGCGCCGTCGCGAGTCGGCGTGGCAGCGCATGCTCCCGGTGCTGCGCGCCTTCGCGCGCGAGCGCTACACGAACGCCGCGGGCTTCCAGCCCGAGTCGCTGTGGAGCGTCGGCGTCGTCGCCCAGTGGACCTTCGACTTCGCGCGACCCGCCGCGCTCTCCACCGCCGAGCACGAGCTCGCGGCGGCCGAGGCCCGCGCCGACGCGGTGCGGATCGCGGCGGAGACCGCGGTCGTCGAGGCCTGGAACCGCGTCGAGGCCGGGCGCGCACGGGTCGAGGCCGCGGCCATCGCGCTCGAGGCGAGCGGGCGCGCGGTGCACGACGCGCGCGAGCGCTACCAGGTCGCGCGTGCGACGCAGCTCGATCTCTTGATCGCGGAGCGCGAGCGCTTCGACGCGACGGTCGCGCACGCGCTCGCGGTCGCGCAGCTCGCGGGCGCACGCGCCACGCTGCACGCGCTGGTCGGGATCGATCGTCCGTGA
- a CDS encoding efflux RND transporter periplasmic adaptor subunit translates to MKGRADVMLVIALLTGCGADETPAPQEPASAPPSVEVVRVRHEMLDTTIALPGELEAFERVDLHARAEGFVDLIEVDRGSRVREGEIVVRLAAPELRARRAGAEARLRGQQATADRLRAAARTPGAVAGHDVELAAASEAATSAEARSLSALESYLVVRAPFDGIVTERWVHPGALVGPSGDRPLLRVEDVARLRLVVAVPEYATSHVEEGSELAFRVRAHPGRAFTGRIARSAHAVDPATRTMPIELDVENTSGALAPGMYAEVEWRVSRDEPSLLVPGRAVVQSTSAIFVIAVRDGATRRVTVERGLPRGELIEVFGELRSDDVVVARGREDLADGAAVTPHEAGLTARDPR, encoded by the coding sequence GTGAAGGGCCGAGCGGACGTGATGCTCGTGATCGCGTTGCTCACGGGGTGCGGCGCGGACGAGACGCCTGCGCCGCAGGAGCCCGCGAGCGCGCCACCGAGCGTCGAGGTCGTCCGCGTGCGCCACGAGATGCTCGACACGACGATCGCCCTGCCCGGAGAGCTGGAGGCGTTCGAGCGGGTCGACCTCCACGCGCGCGCCGAAGGGTTCGTCGATCTCATCGAGGTGGATCGCGGATCGCGGGTGCGCGAGGGAGAGATCGTGGTGCGCCTCGCGGCGCCCGAGCTGCGCGCGCGGCGCGCGGGCGCCGAGGCACGGCTGCGCGGGCAGCAGGCGACCGCCGACCGACTGCGCGCTGCGGCGCGTACGCCGGGCGCGGTCGCGGGGCACGACGTCGAGCTCGCGGCGGCATCCGAGGCCGCCACGTCGGCGGAAGCGCGCTCGCTCTCGGCGCTCGAGAGCTACCTCGTGGTGCGCGCGCCGTTCGACGGGATCGTGACCGAGCGCTGGGTGCATCCTGGCGCGCTGGTCGGGCCCAGCGGCGATCGCCCGCTGCTGCGCGTCGAGGACGTCGCTCGCCTCCGCTTGGTCGTCGCGGTGCCGGAGTACGCGACGAGCCACGTGGAGGAAGGCTCCGAGCTCGCGTTCCGCGTGCGAGCCCATCCGGGGCGAGCGTTCACCGGCCGCATCGCGCGTTCCGCGCACGCCGTGGATCCCGCGACCCGCACGATGCCGATCGAGCTCGACGTGGAGAACACGAGCGGCGCGCTCGCGCCCGGCATGTACGCGGAGGTCGAGTGGCGCGTGAGCCGCGACGAGCCCTCGCTCCTCGTCCCCGGTCGTGCGGTGGTGCAGAGCACGTCGGCGATCTTCGTGATCGCGGTGCGCGACGGTGCGACGCGCCGAGTCACCGTGGAGCGCGGGCTGCCGCGAGGCGAGCTCATCGAGGTGTTCGGCGAGCTGCGGAGCGACGACGTGGTGGTCGCGCGGGGGCGCGAGGATCTCGCCGACGGAGCGGCGGTGACCCCGCACGAGGCCGGGCTCACCGCTCGCGATCCGCGATGA